One genomic window of Medicago truncatula cultivar Jemalong A17 chromosome 1, MtrunA17r5.0-ANR, whole genome shotgun sequence includes the following:
- the LOC112418711 gene encoding protein ALP1-like has translation MNNPNNTATSTNNRKRHRKNDVNSGISNGGGSQRRLWVKDRSGAWWDECNKEDFPEDEFKKAFRMGKSTFDFICEKLNSAIVKEDTTLRTAIPVRQRVAVCLWRLATGDPLSIVSKRFGLGISTCHKLVLEVCTAIKTVLMPKYLQWPNETSLRKIKNEFEGMSGIPNVVGSMYTSHVPIIAPKISVADYFNRRHTERNQKTSYSITVQGVVDTNGVFTDVCIGWPGSMPDDQVLEKSALFQRANNGGLLRGVWIVGSSGYPLMDWVLVPYTQQNLTWTQHGFNEKIGEIQKVAKDAFARLKGRWSCLQKRTEVKLQDLPVELCACCVLHNICEMKGEKMDPELMVDIVDDEMVPEVSLRSVNSLKARDAIAHNLLRHGLAGTSFL, from the coding sequence ATGAACAATCCAAACAACACTGCTACTTCAACAAATAACAGAAAAAGACATAGAAAAAATGATGTTAACAGTGGTATATCTAATGGTGGTGGTTCACAGAGAAGGCTATGGGTGAAGGATCGTTCCGGGGCATGGTGGGATGAATGTAATAAAGAAGATTTTCCTGAAGATGAGTTTAAGAAAGCTTTTAGAATGGGAAAAtcaacttttgattttatttgtgaaaaattgAATTCAGCAATTGTGAAAGAAGATACAACTTTGAGAACTGCAATTCCAGTGAGACAAAGAGTAGCTGTTTGTCTATGGAGATTAGCAACAGGTGATCCTCTTAGCATTGTTTCAAAAAGGTTTGGTTTAGGTATATCAACTTGTCATAAACTTGTTCTTGAAGTTTGCACTGCTATTAAAACTGTTCTTATGCCTAAGTATCTTCAATGGCCTAATGAAACTTCTTTGAGAAAAATTAAGAATGAGTTTGAGGGTATGTCAGGTATTCCAAATGTTGTAGGGTCCATGTATACATCACATGTTCCAATCATAGCTCCTAAGATTAGTGTTGCTGATTATTTTAACAGAAGACATACTGAGAGGAATCAAAAGACTTCATATTCAATAACTGTTCAAGGTGTTGTTGATACAAATGGTGTTTTCACTGATGTTTGTATTGGTTGGCCTGGTTCAATGCCTGATGATCAAGTGTTAGAAAAATCAGCACTTTTTCAAAGGGCTAATAATGGAGGACTTCTCAGAGGTGTTTGGATTGTTGGTAGTTCAGGGTATCCTTTAATGGATTGGGTTTTAGTACCTTATACTCAACAAAATCTTACTTGGACACAACATGGTTTCAATGAAAAGATTGGTGAGATACAAAAAGTTGCTAAAGATGCATTTGCTAGATTGAAAGGTAGGTGGTCTTGTTTGCAGAAAAGGACTGAAGTGAAGCTTCAAGATTTGCCTGTTGAACTTTGTGCTTGTTGTGTTTTGCATAACATTTGTGAGATGAAAGGTGAGAAAATGGATCCTGAACTTATGGTtgatattgttgatgatgaaatggtTCCTGAAGTTAGTTTGAGATCAGTTAATTCATTGAAGGCTAGAGATGCTATTGCTCATAATCTTTTGCGTCATGGTTTAGCAGGCACTTCTTTTCTTTAA